Genomic window (Candidatus Methylomirabilis sp.):
AGAGCTCCTGCATGATCACCCGGGTCTGAGCGTCCAGCGCCCCGAAGGGCTCGTCCATCAGGAGAATCTCCGGATCGTTCGCGAGGGCCCGGGCGATGGCCACCCGCTGCTGCATCCCGCCGGAGAGCTCCTTCGGATAGACCCGCTCGAAGCCGGTCAGGCCGACGAGGCCGATGAAGTGGCGGGCCACGGCCGCCCGCTCCGCCGGCGGAACCCGCTTGATCCGGAGGCCGAACTCCACGTTCTTCTGGACCGTGAGCCAGTGGAAGGGGGTGTAGGCCTGGAAGACCATCCCCCGGTCCGCCCCCGGTCCCGCGACGGTCCGGCCGTCCAGGGTGATCTCCCCCGCCGTGGGCCTGAGCAGCCCGGCCACCATCCGGAGGAGCGTGGACTTCCCGCAGCCGGAGGTCCCGACCAGGACCGCGACCTCCCGGTTCCGGACCGCGAAAGTGACCTCCTCGACCGCAACAATCTGCTGTCCCCGGCGGGTCGTGAACCGCATAGTGACCCGGTGCAGGTTCAGCTTGGCGCGGTCCATTTCAAACCCTGGGGGACCAGGGGAGCAGGGCGCGATGCCCCCACTTGAAGAGCGCATCGGTCGCGAGGCCCAGGAGCCCGATGACCAGGATCCCGACGAAGATCCGATCCGTGAAGAGGCCTCGCTGGGAGTTGAGGATTAAATAGCCCAGCCCCTTGTTCGCCGCCACCAGCTCGGCCACCACCAGGTACGTCCAGGCCCACCCCATCGTGATCCG
Coding sequences:
- a CDS encoding ABC transporter ATP-binding protein, encoding MDRAKLNLHRVTMRFTTRRGQQIVAVEEVTFAVRNREVAVLVGTSGCGKSTLLRMVAGLLRPTAGEITLDGRTVAGPGADRGMVFQAYTPFHWLTVQKNVEFGLRIKRVPPAERAAVARHFIGLVGLTGFERVYPKELSGGMQQRVAIARALANDPEILLMDEPFGALDAQTRVIMQELLLKVWEESHKTILFVTHDIDEAIFLGDRVYVMTARPGRIKKVLEVPLPRPRSLEVLTSESFMALKREVLGLIREETLKAIADGQPAESRPATR